In a genomic window of Occallatibacter riparius:
- a CDS encoding Xaa-Pro dipeptidase, protein MPHSSSVFLRAAAAVCALAALPLTTHSQAKTPAPVPTTYVKAGHLFDATSDKLRDNVVLVIDGERISKIAPAAEVTIPADAKVLDLSSAWVLPGLIDCHTHLEARSDKYDPINEVKQTPFTNGFNGVVNAAKTLQAGFTSVRDVGSSPFFAVDLRRYIDEGFIPGPRVVASGPALSITGGHGDMNGFAPAVSNMLYPAEKDFAIVDSPDEIRHAIRAQVKYGVDVIKILATGGVLSQGDKPGAEQFTYEEMKTAVETAHATGRKVAAHAHGTQGIKDAVRAGVDSIEHGSLIDAEGIQLMKQHGTYLVADIYNDDYILGKAVEFGLPQENVDKEKMVGRLQRENFQKAVEAGVKIAFGTDAGVYPHGDNAKQFHYMVKFGMTPAGAIRAATQSAADLIDRSKDIGTLESGKYADLIAVTANPLDKVEVLEHVGFVMKGGKVYKDELSPAK, encoded by the coding sequence TTGCCCCACTCCAGTTCTGTTTTCCTTCGCGCCGCCGCTGCCGTCTGCGCGCTCGCCGCTCTCCCGCTCACCACCCACTCGCAGGCGAAGACTCCCGCGCCCGTTCCCACGACGTACGTCAAAGCCGGCCACCTCTTCGACGCCACCAGCGACAAGCTTCGCGACAACGTCGTGCTCGTTATCGACGGTGAGCGCATCAGCAAGATCGCTCCGGCCGCTGAAGTCACGATCCCCGCCGACGCCAAAGTCCTCGATCTGTCCAGCGCCTGGGTCCTGCCCGGCCTCATCGACTGCCACACGCACCTTGAAGCGCGCTCCGACAAATACGACCCCATCAACGAGGTCAAGCAGACGCCCTTCACGAACGGCTTCAACGGCGTGGTCAATGCGGCCAAGACCCTCCAGGCCGGCTTCACCAGCGTGCGCGACGTGGGCTCAAGCCCCTTCTTCGCCGTCGATCTTCGCCGCTACATCGATGAAGGTTTTATCCCCGGCCCGCGCGTCGTTGCCAGCGGACCAGCGCTCTCCATCACCGGCGGCCACGGCGACATGAACGGCTTCGCCCCGGCGGTCTCCAACATGTTGTACCCCGCCGAAAAGGACTTCGCCATCGTTGACAGTCCCGACGAGATCCGCCACGCCATCCGCGCGCAGGTCAAGTACGGCGTCGACGTCATCAAGATTCTCGCCACCGGCGGCGTGCTCTCCCAGGGCGACAAGCCCGGCGCCGAGCAGTTCACTTACGAAGAGATGAAGACCGCCGTCGAAACCGCGCATGCCACCGGCCGCAAAGTCGCCGCGCACGCCCACGGAACCCAAGGCATCAAGGACGCAGTCCGCGCCGGCGTCGACTCCATCGAGCACGGCAGCCTCATCGATGCCGAAGGCATCCAGCTCATGAAGCAGCACGGCACCTACCTCGTCGCCGACATCTACAACGACGACTACATCCTCGGCAAAGCAGTCGAGTTCGGCCTGCCCCAGGAGAACGTCGACAAGGAGAAAATGGTCGGCCGCCTCCAGCGCGAAAACTTCCAGAAGGCCGTCGAGGCCGGCGTCAAGATCGCCTTCGGCACCGACGCCGGCGTCTATCCCCACGGCGACAACGCCAAGCAGTTCCACTACATGGTCAAGTTCGGCATGACCCCCGCCGGCGCCATCCGCGCCGCCACGCAGTCCGCCGCGGACCTCATCGACCGGTCCAAAGACATAGGCACGCTCGAGTCCGGCAAGTATGCCGACCTGATCGCCGTTACCGCGAATCCTCTCGACAAGGTCGAAGTGCTTGAGCACGTCGGGTTCGTGATGAAGGGCGGCAAGGTCTACAAAGACGAACTCAGCCCTGCGAAGTAA
- a CDS encoding BlaI/MecI/CopY family transcriptional regulator, whose protein sequence is MASNTHLNHDPVELGELERDILTTVWRLGSVSAEQVREELDRPLKDSTIRTVLRRLEEKGYLAHETENRTFIYRPAESPERVAGRAVKRIVDWFCDGSVEALLVGMVDSKVLDRRQLQRMAERIAAAQKGSEKKAGNKEAK, encoded by the coding sequence ATGGCGAGTAACACTCACCTTAATCATGACCCGGTCGAGCTTGGCGAACTAGAGCGCGATATTCTCACTACCGTGTGGCGGCTTGGCAGCGTATCAGCCGAGCAGGTGCGCGAAGAGCTGGACCGACCCCTCAAAGATTCCACGATCCGGACGGTGCTGCGGCGGCTGGAAGAAAAAGGCTACCTGGCGCACGAGACGGAAAATCGCACATTCATTTATCGCCCGGCGGAGTCGCCTGAACGGGTAGCTGGCCGTGCCGTGAAGCGCATTGTCGACTGGTTCTGCGACGGCTCAGTGGAAGCTCTGCTGGTGGGCATGGTGGATTCGAAGGTGCTCGATCGCCGCCAGTTGCAAAGGATGGCGGAACGAATTGCGGCGGCGCAAAAGGGATCAGAAAAGAAGGCTGGGAACAAGGAGGCGAAGTGA
- a CDS encoding glycosyltransferase family 87 protein translates to MSRARIDSLVYFLIGAAVFLALGWLTPPYPDLSQSDFKAVYYASKALVHHRDPYLQANLLELYRSEPGNTSAAQLGASQVVTVCVNLPTGLLLIAPFALLPWTVAHILWSILTAALFLFAAYLMWTAGVDRAPRVTGFLMLVLLSGSQLLLQTGNAAGIVVSLCAIAAWCLLSQRHVTAGVICLGLALALKPQDAGFIWLLFLLLPAFRRAALQALAIIAALAIPAMSWAWRIAPNWIAELRANLLSTFAPGQLNSPDNPLTDPAVRGPMNVSLQTITAIYWSHPAIYNAVAYVVLAVLLLVWLTAAVRSMQNPWLLLAAIVPIAVITGYHRQYDTRLLILAVPACALLSRAGCRLGRLAVAFTFAAAILTSDIVIPDIGNLTLAMRTDHTGHGRTILYSLIGRPVPWAMLALAAFYAWLLWNPRGTNVVQ, encoded by the coding sequence TTGTCGCGAGCCCGCATCGACTCTCTCGTCTACTTCCTGATCGGAGCGGCGGTGTTCCTCGCGCTGGGCTGGCTGACCCCGCCTTACCCTGACCTCAGCCAGTCCGACTTCAAGGCCGTCTACTACGCCTCCAAGGCGCTCGTTCATCACCGGGATCCCTACCTCCAGGCCAACCTGCTTGAGCTCTACAGGTCCGAGCCGGGAAACACGTCCGCCGCGCAGCTCGGCGCATCGCAGGTCGTCACCGTCTGCGTAAACCTCCCCACAGGCCTGCTCCTCATAGCGCCCTTTGCTCTCTTGCCGTGGACCGTTGCCCACATCCTCTGGTCCATACTCACCGCGGCCCTGTTCCTCTTCGCCGCATATCTCATGTGGACCGCCGGCGTAGACCGCGCGCCCCGCGTCACTGGATTCCTGATGCTGGTGCTGCTCTCCGGCAGCCAGCTCCTGCTCCAGACCGGCAACGCCGCCGGCATTGTAGTCAGTCTCTGCGCCATTGCCGCCTGGTGTCTCCTGAGTCAGAGGCATGTTACCGCCGGCGTGATCTGTCTCGGCCTCGCTCTCGCCCTCAAGCCGCAGGACGCCGGATTCATCTGGCTCCTCTTCCTTCTCCTCCCCGCCTTCCGCCGCGCGGCATTGCAGGCTCTCGCTATCATCGCCGCGCTGGCCATTCCCGCCATGTCGTGGGCCTGGCGCATAGCGCCAAACTGGATCGCCGAACTGCGCGCCAACCTGCTCTCGACATTCGCACCGGGCCAGCTCAATAGCCCTGACAATCCGCTCACCGACCCCGCCGTCCGCGGCCCCATGAACGTGAGCCTGCAGACCATCACGGCGATCTACTGGAGCCATCCCGCAATTTATAACGCTGTGGCGTACGTTGTTCTCGCGGTGCTTCTGCTTGTCTGGCTCACTGCGGCTGTACGATCCATGCAGAACCCATGGCTGCTCCTGGCAGCGATCGTCCCCATCGCCGTCATCACCGGCTACCACCGCCAGTACGACACGCGCCTGCTCATCCTCGCTGTCCCTGCCTGCGCCCTGCTCAGCCGCGCAGGCTGCCGACTCGGACGCCTCGCCGTCGCCTTCACCTTCGCTGCTGCAATCCTCACCTCCGACATCGTCATCCCCGACATCGGCAACCTGACTCTGGCCATGCGCACCGACCACACCGGCCATGGCCGAACCATCCTCTACTCCCTCATCGGCCGGCCCGTTCCCTGGGCCATGCTGGCCCTCGCTGCCTTCTATGCGTGGCTGCTGTGGAACCCGCGAGGAACTAACGTAGTTCAGTGA
- a CDS encoding AI-2E family transporter, with the protein MNGTGSARILSRLWLLSAGVVAIAVLYVAKILFLPLAFAVLFAFLLAPLVARLERLHLTRTLAAIMVILAFAALLACSGWIFFTQLVAIANDLPTYRGNIAQKMAKMHRPSDSAYSRAEREIERLGDELGLGNATPSNPAPGLSAEKKPLGASPEHPIQVREVSRAPARLDQLGGILEPLTTALLSVVFTFFVLLQREDLRNRVIHLTGERNVTSITQAMRDASARISRYFSLQLLVNTIYGAVIVGVLYFLGLPHALLFGTLATILRFVPYIGWMGAAALPTVLSLAVFHGWQKSLIVLGTFLVLEVVTGNYVEPHIYGKHTGLSALAILIAAAFWTLLWGPVGLVLSVPLTVCLVVIGSHMPALEFLTIMLGDQPSIQQWTCFYQRLLAHDGREAGEILESALRDMPLDQVYDGVLIPALVKSEEDRQNGNLEESSVRFIRHASREFVEELGFRENHGADVRTFAPVASHGDGAAIKVMCVPVRDETDELAALMAAQVFEGPSVQAVALPASRIDEVLKAVAQEKPDVVLLSALPPFGLARSHRIYSNLRARDAKLRIMIGIWNYPDDPAEAAKRISGAEEGRVWTRLSDALAEVRLIAGVKPEVSPVEKESAA; encoded by the coding sequence ATGAACGGCACGGGAAGTGCGCGCATTCTTTCGCGGCTGTGGCTGCTGAGTGCCGGCGTAGTGGCAATCGCTGTTCTATATGTCGCCAAAATTCTTTTTCTGCCGCTGGCCTTCGCGGTTCTTTTTGCATTCCTGCTGGCCCCGCTGGTCGCTCGCCTGGAACGCCTGCATCTCACGCGCACGCTCGCCGCCATTATGGTCATCTTGGCATTTGCGGCTCTGCTCGCTTGTTCGGGTTGGATCTTCTTTACGCAGCTTGTGGCCATCGCGAACGACCTGCCAACGTATCGCGGCAACATCGCCCAGAAGATGGCCAAAATGCACAGACCGAGCGACTCAGCTTACAGCCGCGCCGAGCGAGAGATTGAGCGGCTGGGTGATGAACTGGGCCTGGGCAATGCCACTCCGTCGAATCCGGCACCGGGTCTGAGCGCGGAAAAGAAGCCGCTGGGCGCGAGCCCCGAGCACCCCATTCAGGTGAGAGAAGTCTCGCGCGCGCCGGCCAGACTCGACCAGCTCGGGGGCATCCTGGAGCCCCTCACAACAGCGCTGCTCAGCGTTGTCTTCACATTCTTTGTTCTGCTGCAGCGTGAAGACCTGCGCAACCGTGTCATTCATCTCACCGGCGAGCGCAACGTGACCAGCATTACGCAGGCCATGCGCGATGCCAGCGCGCGGATCAGCCGCTACTTTTCACTGCAACTTCTGGTGAATACGATTTATGGCGCGGTGATTGTGGGCGTTCTGTATTTCCTTGGCCTTCCGCATGCGCTGCTCTTCGGTACGCTTGCGACGATACTGCGCTTTGTGCCATACATCGGCTGGATGGGAGCGGCCGCACTCCCTACGGTGCTCTCACTGGCCGTGTTTCACGGGTGGCAGAAGTCGCTCATTGTTCTGGGAACATTTCTCGTTCTCGAAGTGGTGACGGGCAATTATGTTGAGCCGCACATTTACGGCAAGCACACTGGACTCTCGGCGCTTGCGATTCTGATTGCCGCAGCGTTCTGGACGCTGCTTTGGGGTCCAGTGGGACTTGTTCTTTCAGTCCCGCTCACCGTTTGCCTCGTCGTCATCGGCAGTCATATGCCGGCGCTTGAATTCCTGACCATCATGCTCGGCGATCAGCCGTCGATCCAGCAGTGGACATGCTTTTATCAGCGCCTGCTTGCGCATGATGGCCGCGAGGCCGGGGAGATTCTGGAGTCGGCGCTTCGCGATATGCCGCTCGATCAGGTCTACGATGGCGTGCTCATTCCTGCGCTGGTGAAATCGGAAGAAGATCGGCAGAATGGCAACCTCGAGGAATCGTCAGTGCGTTTCATTCGCCACGCGTCGCGCGAGTTCGTCGAGGAACTCGGTTTCAGAGAAAATCACGGCGCGGATGTGCGCACATTCGCGCCGGTTGCGAGCCATGGGGATGGAGCCGCGATCAAGGTAATGTGCGTGCCGGTGCGCGACGAGACGGACGAGTTGGCCGCGCTCATGGCTGCGCAGGTATTCGAGGGGCCAAGCGTGCAGGCCGTCGCACTGCCTGCCAGCAGGATCGATGAGGTCCTCAAAGCTGTCGCCCAGGAAAAGCCTGATGTTGTGCTCCTCTCGGCGCTGCCGCCGTTCGGGCTGGCGCGCTCGCATCGCATTTACAGCAATCTGCGTGCGCGCGATGCAAAGCTGCGGATCATGATCGGAATCTGGAATTATCCTGATGACCCCGCTGAGGCCGCCAAGCGAATCAGCGGAGCCGAAGAGGGCCGGGTGTGGACTCGGCTCAGCGATGCGTTGGCGGAAGTGCGGCTGATTGCCGGGGTCAAGCCCGAGGTAAGCCCGGTCGAGAAGGAATCCGCGGCGTAA
- a CDS encoding proline dehydrogenase family protein produces the protein MALLRSGFIALSKNKTLRHFMERSRMGVKLSSRFIAGMTIDDAVRVCDSVNKQGMAVTLDALGESVTDAAAAHRAAGVYHKLLDAIAARKLNANVSVKLTQMGLEVDRGLAEGIALDLAKHAASFNNFVRIDMEDSSLTQVTIDIVRRIHAMPGLAGAIGIVIQSYLYRSEADIQQLLADGIRIRYCKGAYKEPPEVAFPKKADVDANYVKLSKVLLDSPVYHGLATHDEKMIAAAKAYARERGIANDHFEFQMLYGVRRDLQRDLIRDGYRVRVYVPFGSEWYPYFMRRLAERPANVLFIAKNLMRS, from the coding sequence ATGGCCCTTTTGCGTTCCGGTTTCATTGCTCTCTCCAAGAACAAAACCCTTCGCCATTTCATGGAGCGCTCCCGCATGGGAGTCAAGCTCAGCTCCCGCTTCATCGCCGGCATGACCATCGACGATGCCGTCCGCGTCTGCGACTCGGTCAACAAGCAGGGCATGGCCGTCACCCTCGACGCCCTCGGCGAAAGCGTCACCGACGCCGCTGCAGCCCACCGCGCCGCCGGCGTCTATCACAAGCTTCTCGACGCCATTGCCGCGCGCAAGCTCAATGCCAACGTCAGCGTGAAGCTCACGCAGATGGGCCTCGAAGTCGACCGCGGCCTGGCCGAAGGCATCGCCCTCGACCTCGCCAAGCATGCGGCGTCCTTCAACAACTTCGTGCGCATCGACATGGAAGACTCGTCGCTCACGCAGGTCACCATCGACATCGTGCGCCGCATTCACGCCATGCCTGGCCTCGCCGGGGCCATCGGCATCGTGATCCAGTCGTACCTCTACCGCTCTGAAGCCGACATCCAGCAACTTCTCGCCGACGGCATTCGCATTCGCTACTGCAAAGGCGCCTACAAAGAACCGCCCGAGGTCGCCTTCCCGAAGAAGGCCGACGTGGACGCCAACTACGTGAAGCTGAGCAAGGTCCTTCTCGACAGCCCGGTTTACCACGGCCTCGCCACGCACGACGAGAAGATGATCGCCGCGGCTAAGGCATACGCCCGCGAGCGCGGCATCGCCAACGACCACTTCGAATTTCAGATGCTGTATGGAGTGCGCCGCGACCTGCAGCGCGACCTGATCCGCGATGGCTACCGAGTGCGCGTCTACGTGCCCTTCGGCAGCGAGTGGTACCCGTACTTCATGCGCCGCCTCGCCGAGCGCCCCGCCAACGTCCTCTTCATCGCAAAGAACCTGATGAGAAGCTAG
- a CDS encoding glycoside hydrolase family 27 protein produces MSRAHIFRALYLLAIITFLFGLLESVDAQAAPKAQLAAPQVPPMGWNSWDAYGLTIDEAQFRDNVKVLAGMKQAGWQYAVIDEGWYMRDPFAATTEKQQYLYDPNGLLLPVEARFPSSANDAGFKPLSDWVHSLGLKFGIHVMRGIPKEVVDHNLPIAGSSFHAPDAADRDATCPWNDANYGVADNAAGQAYYDSMLKRYADWGVDYIKIDCISDHPYRPTEIRQVAEAIRKSGRPMVLSLSPGPTNLSHADEVAKYANMWRITDDHWDVWMAKNKGQGSEFPFGLKEEFDRIAAWNKHVKPGTWPDPDMLPEGNLGPHPGLGEARQSHYTQDEQRTEFTLWAISRSPLIFGGNLTKLDDFTRSLMTNKEVMDINQHATVSGPALMPMNEGRPDLQWRAWYAKSGGKTYAAVFNLADEAKTLDVAWLSFHLADKPHTAFDVWNGKQIPTAKTLHVELPPHGCALYRVE; encoded by the coding sequence ATGTCCCGCGCACACATATTTCGCGCTCTCTATCTGCTCGCCATCATCACGTTCCTCTTCGGCCTTCTCGAGTCCGTCGATGCCCAGGCTGCGCCGAAGGCGCAATTGGCCGCACCGCAGGTGCCACCGATGGGCTGGAATAGCTGGGACGCCTACGGTCTCACCATCGACGAAGCCCAGTTCCGCGATAACGTGAAGGTCCTCGCCGGCATGAAGCAGGCCGGCTGGCAGTACGCGGTCATCGACGAAGGCTGGTACATGCGCGATCCCTTCGCCGCCACCACTGAGAAGCAGCAGTACCTCTACGACCCCAACGGCCTCCTTCTGCCGGTTGAGGCTCGCTTTCCCTCGAGTGCCAACGACGCCGGATTCAAGCCGCTTTCCGACTGGGTCCACTCCCTCGGCCTCAAGTTCGGCATCCACGTCATGCGCGGCATCCCCAAGGAAGTCGTAGACCACAACCTGCCCATCGCCGGCTCCAGCTTCCACGCCCCTGACGCCGCCGACCGCGACGCCACCTGTCCCTGGAACGACGCCAACTACGGCGTGGCCGACAACGCCGCCGGCCAGGCCTATTACGATTCCATGCTCAAGCGCTACGCCGACTGGGGCGTTGACTACATCAAGATCGACTGCATCAGCGACCACCCCTACCGCCCCACCGAGATCCGCCAGGTCGCCGAAGCCATCCGCAAATCCGGCCGCCCCATGGTTCTCAGCCTCTCGCCCGGCCCCACCAATCTCTCCCACGCCGACGAAGTTGCGAAGTACGCCAACATGTGGCGCATCACCGACGACCACTGGGACGTGTGGATGGCGAAGAACAAAGGGCAGGGAAGCGAGTTCCCCTTCGGCCTGAAAGAAGAATTCGACCGGATCGCCGCGTGGAACAAGCACGTGAAGCCCGGAACCTGGCCTGACCCCGACATGCTTCCCGAGGGCAACCTCGGCCCCCACCCCGGCCTCGGTGAGGCGCGCCAATCGCACTACACCCAGGACGAGCAGCGCACCGAGTTCACCCTCTGGGCCATCAGCCGCAGCCCCCTCATCTTCGGCGGCAACCTCACCAAACTCGACGACTTCACCCGCTCGCTCATGACCAACAAGGAAGTGATGGATATCAATCAGCACGCAACCGTCAGCGGGCCTGCTCTGATGCCCATGAACGAAGGCCGACCGGACTTGCAATGGCGCGCCTGGTATGCAAAGAGCGGCGGCAAGACCTACGCCGCGGTCTTCAACCTGGCAGATGAGGCAAAGACTCTCGACGTCGCGTGGCTGAGTTTCCACCTTGCCGACAAACCTCACACCGCGTTCGACGTCTGGAACGGCAAGCAAATCCCAACGGCCAAGACGCTCCACGTGGAGCTCCCCCCTCACGGCTGCGCTCTTTATCGCGTCGAATAG
- a CDS encoding M56 family metallopeptidase: MMSSSLAALLVDSAARSLLVAAVVGVGLFAFRTRNVVAQKAAWMLVLTAAVLMPWLAPWAARIPVLHSATIQLPQNLWHARPEAKPIEAHTPVAASTQVAAPLAFHPRTKSADDTSTLAPSASISRFPAPSISSGVGDSQRFLPAEPALRPAGRLNFADGLLLLYLGGCFALLLRLGFGVASALRLWRGAVPVSSDAIPETLRVRVSKSVASPITLGAGIVLPADYAEWDSEKLRIVLAHEASHVRQGDFWVQLCASLYTAAFWFSPLGWWIKRKLSDLSETISDRAALDHAASHASYAQVLLEFAALPRPIPTGVAMANHGHVISRIERLLNESSFRQAFAGGRARIAVAVLLVPVALFAATALVRVQAAQTNAPQVAAPVPPPPPADDRTGIAVPPEPETIATAPQAPAAPTAVPPVAGAPAVAPVAPETPGVPAVAPVAPDSDVVSLGGGYPLVYVKPGAFNAAMKAARDMEKQSQAFAVLAGHQSQLMALKAGGYGYGYSFGDRDSYAYVTGSGEHSVHFSGNWDHGSKEKIEKARQVAHGDFLWFERDGKSYVIDDPAALAQLKPMQDRMEDLGKQQEALGKQQEDLGRQQEELGRKQEQASVPTPDVSKELKQLSDAVAKLNAQKGGTVTSEQLAEISEKLGDLQGRIGDIEGKIGEQQGKLGEQQGRLGEQQGKLGEQQGRLGEQQGRIAREMDGKVLTIIDEYLKNGKAKQVQ; the protein is encoded by the coding sequence ATGATGTCGTCTTCATTGGCTGCTCTGCTGGTTGATTCGGCGGCACGCTCGTTGTTGGTGGCGGCGGTTGTGGGTGTGGGTTTGTTCGCATTCCGCACACGCAACGTGGTGGCGCAGAAGGCCGCGTGGATGCTGGTGCTGACTGCGGCCGTGCTGATGCCCTGGCTGGCGCCATGGGCTGCGCGCATCCCGGTGCTGCACAGTGCAACGATTCAGCTTCCGCAGAATTTATGGCATGCGCGTCCGGAGGCCAAACCGATTGAGGCGCACACGCCGGTTGCAGCTTCCACGCAGGTGGCGGCGCCGCTCGCGTTTCATCCAAGGACGAAATCCGCCGACGACACCTCGACCTTGGCGCCGAGCGCATCGATCAGCCGCTTCCCTGCTCCCTCTATTTCGTCAGGCGTCGGAGATTCGCAGAGATTCTTGCCCGCTGAGCCGGCCTTGCGACCCGCGGGAAGGCTGAACTTTGCGGATGGACTTCTGCTCCTTTACCTGGGCGGATGCTTCGCGCTGCTGCTTCGGCTTGGGTTCGGAGTTGCTTCTGCACTCCGTCTGTGGCGCGGGGCTGTGCCGGTTTCATCCGACGCGATCCCTGAGACATTACGCGTGCGGGTCAGCAAGTCCGTCGCATCGCCCATCACGTTAGGTGCGGGGATCGTGCTGCCGGCGGACTACGCCGAGTGGGACAGCGAAAAGCTGCGCATCGTTCTTGCGCATGAGGCTTCGCATGTGCGCCAGGGCGATTTCTGGGTGCAGTTGTGCGCTTCGCTTTACACCGCTGCGTTCTGGTTCAGCCCGCTGGGGTGGTGGATCAAACGCAAACTCTCTGACCTGAGCGAGACCATCAGCGACCGCGCGGCATTGGATCATGCCGCCAGTCACGCGTCGTATGCACAGGTTCTTCTCGAATTCGCGGCGCTGCCGCGCCCCATCCCGACAGGAGTTGCCATGGCAAATCATGGGCATGTGATCTCTCGCATTGAACGGCTGCTGAATGAGAGCAGCTTCCGTCAGGCATTTGCAGGCGGCCGCGCGCGCATTGCCGTCGCCGTGCTGCTGGTTCCCGTCGCGTTGTTTGCCGCTACCGCGCTGGTCCGCGTGCAAGCTGCGCAGACGAATGCACCGCAGGTCGCAGCGCCGGTTCCTCCGCCGCCGCCGGCAGACGATCGTACCGGTATTGCGGTTCCGCCGGAGCCGGAAACGATCGCGACTGCGCCGCAGGCTCCCGCTGCTCCGACTGCCGTTCCGCCGGTTGCGGGTGCACCTGCAGTGGCTCCCGTCGCGCCTGAGACACCAGGTGTGCCAGCCGTAGCGCCGGTTGCACCGGACAGCGACGTTGTCTCGCTGGGTGGCGGCTATCCACTGGTCTACGTAAAGCCAGGCGCATTCAATGCGGCGATGAAAGCTGCGCGGGATATGGAGAAGCAGTCGCAGGCATTCGCTGTTCTGGCCGGACACCAAAGCCAGTTGATGGCTCTGAAGGCCGGCGGCTATGGATACGGCTACAGCTTCGGGGATCGGGATTCGTATGCCTATGTCACCGGTAGCGGCGAACACAGCGTGCACTTCTCCGGTAATTGGGACCACGGATCGAAGGAAAAGATCGAGAAGGCGCGCCAGGTTGCGCATGGAGATTTTCTCTGGTTCGAGCGCGACGGCAAGTCGTATGTGATCGACGATCCGGCGGCGCTCGCGCAGCTCAAGCCGATGCAGGACCGGATGGAAGACCTAGGCAAGCAGCAGGAGGCGCTCGGCAAGCAGCAGGAAGATCTTGGGCGCCAGCAGGAAGAGCTTGGCCGTAAGCAAGAGCAGGCCAGCGTGCCCACTCCGGATGTGAGCAAGGAACTTAAGCAGCTCTCTGACGCGGTCGCCAAGCTTAACGCGCAGAAGGGCGGAACTGTGACCAGCGAGCAGCTTGCGGAGATCTCAGAGAAGCTGGGAGACCTGCAGGGACGCATCGGCGACATCGAAGGCAAGATCGGCGAGCAACAGGGCAAACTCGGCGAACAGCAAGGCCGGCTTGGCGAGCAACAGGGCAAGCTCGGTGAACAGCAGGGCCGGCTGGGCGAGCAGCAGGGACGCATCGCCCGCGAGATGGACGGCAAGGTACTCACGATCATTGATGAGTATCTGAAGAATGGGAAGGCGAAGCAGGTGCAGTAG